Within the Epinephelus lanceolatus isolate andai-2023 chromosome 22, ASM4190304v1, whole genome shotgun sequence genome, the region GTCAAACtctccacacaaacatctatagatggagtttaaaggctcacatgttaaagttgtcactttgtctgctcctcactttccctcactgtctcctcaacaggaacatttgtagtcaatgtgacacagacctcctatcaggcagaggagaaccacaacaTCACACTGGAGTGGATGTTCACAACCTTAATCATCATGCCCCTTAACTCTTTAACTATCTATTGTGAGATGGTAAATAATCTCAAGATCTCAGGTCTGTTTCATCTACATGAAGGTGTTGAGGTCCCAGAGTCTCAGGATGAACAGTTTACAGGACGAGTCCAGTGTGACAAAGACGTCCTCAGAGAGGGAcgactcagacttcatgtgtccAGACTCAGGACTGATGACTCGGGTGTGTACGTGTGTCAAGTGGTCACACATAATGATGTCAACTTCAGTGAACGCTACCTCAATGTCACTGGTAAGTCGATTCAGTATGAATTCCTTAACATGTTCAGTCCAGCAGCTTGTTGGGTGTGAAGGACAGTACACAATCAACAATCTACGATCGTTACACTTTCCTCT harbors:
- the LOC144459607 gene encoding uncharacterized protein LOC144459607 — its product is MMCIILLLINLTSCVCGTFVVNVTQTSYQAEENHNITLEWMFTTLIIMPLNSLTIYCEMVNNLKISGLFHLHEGVEVPESQDEQFTGRVQCDKDVLREGRLRLHVSRLRTDDSGVYVCQVVTHNDVNFSERYLNVTAARERPKPETPNTASGQQPAAALLGLCVCLFIHFLFRE